One genomic region from Spirosoma sp. KCTC 42546 encodes:
- a CDS encoding DUF1059 domain-containing protein gives MKVLHCHDAGFNCAGIIRASTESEVLELATQHAELVHQVTLTPVLVDQMKGLIRDEAD, from the coding sequence ATGAAAGTATTACACTGTCACGATGCCGGATTCAATTGCGCGGGCATTATTCGGGCATCCACCGAAAGCGAAGTGCTCGAACTGGCCACTCAGCATGCTGAGCTGGTCCATCAGGTAACCCTTACACCCGTGCTGGTTGACCAAATGAAAGGGCTTATCCGGGATGAAGCGGATTGA
- a CDS encoding sensor histidine kinase — protein MNRISLHIREFISSGVSRLIFIIGWVVVLSLGKGRGQAHLIYPIVPPENINWVRLTTIAQDQQGYIWLGGMGLYRFDGHRFTAYLHDPTNSNSLAGDKAEVVYCDRQGYIWIGLMGEGLDRLDPATGIFTHYRHDPRNPSSLSHDEVTTLLEDKSGNLWIGTHGGLNRLNRRTGQFTRFLHDQANPTSLSNDQIRVLYEDRHNVLWIGTGSEWGQTALNAGGLNRFNSASQTFTRFLHQKGNPRSLVDNKVRALYEDSRGTFWVGTYGDGLHSMDRKSGQFTRYPYDEKQPNRLSRPLLKNKASREPDGISFIREDSTGALWIGAYKNGLNRYDPVLSKVQHWEAQPGQPNSFQENGPWAFFTSADGVHWVSTFDGGLYRIVPTQTTIGFTRLGTTAHAFWQDRSGKLWIGTASGLHYQDPSSGKVGWFTHNPDQVTSLGADDIREVYQDRKGTLWIGTKGAGLNRFDPTSQTFYQIPYSGKNNTSLITDNVHVIREDRFGKLWLGTTQGLDEFDPATGRFIHHQHNPLDSTTLSDNGIPILLEDHLGTLWAGGYFKGGVNRYNHLTHSFRRYLPGLRVTGMVEDRQGVLWVSGVGGLFRYNRATDQFGLAFPTDPDRPTNITSVQLDKANGLWISDLSGIKNYVPHQGRFNRYGPLQGVNGRTMWEFSGYQAPDGQLFFGDRMGYYAFYPSRIEHRVRLAKTVITALLVNGHSFQPSATDGPTDRPSNPLQLAYHQNDLSFSFAYMDYQSPETNRHQFKLEGFDPAWHLAGPDRTASYLQVPPGTYTFRVRGTNTDGVWVEQRLRMVIHSPWWETLWFRLAVIVGLLLLTALLIRHYTRAKLSRQRADLKRVLHVQEEERQRLAADLHDDLGGTLATIKGQLELMAQSSTGWRNPIELLEKAIRDLRLISHNLMPPEFRKLGLTEILREAIQRLDATSPTRFLFVTFGAVRRLEPETELMIYRIAIELVTNALKHAQASTITVQLLFHPTFLSLMVEDNGIGSGATVTPSDGLGLRTIRSRANYLEAALLVDTNQNGTTITLTVPTEQQTVTYGK, from the coding sequence ATGAATCGTATATCCCTGCACATCCGTGAGTTCATTAGCTCAGGAGTATCTCGTTTGATTTTCATCATCGGATGGGTAGTGGTTCTTTCACTGGGTAAGGGACGGGGACAAGCGCACTTAATTTATCCCATTGTTCCGCCCGAGAACATTAACTGGGTACGATTGACCACCATTGCCCAGGATCAGCAGGGCTATATCTGGCTGGGCGGTATGGGGCTGTACCGATTTGATGGCCACCGCTTTACCGCTTACCTGCACGATCCGACCAATTCCAATTCACTGGCAGGCGATAAGGCGGAGGTCGTCTACTGCGACCGCCAGGGCTATATCTGGATCGGGCTAATGGGGGAAGGACTCGACCGATTGGATCCGGCGACGGGAATCTTTACCCACTATCGGCACGATCCGCGTAACCCAAGTAGTCTGAGCCATGACGAAGTAACCACCCTTCTCGAAGATAAAAGCGGCAATCTGTGGATCGGTACCCACGGAGGGCTGAACCGTCTCAATCGCCGTACGGGTCAGTTTACCCGCTTTCTCCATGATCAGGCCAACCCAACTTCACTGAGCAATGATCAGATCCGGGTCTTGTATGAAGACCGCCATAACGTTCTTTGGATTGGTACTGGCAGTGAGTGGGGCCAGACAGCGCTCAACGCGGGTGGACTTAATCGGTTCAACTCTGCTTCCCAGACGTTTACCCGCTTCTTACATCAGAAAGGTAACCCGCGTAGCCTGGTCGACAACAAGGTACGCGCCCTGTATGAAGATAGCCGTGGCACATTTTGGGTAGGAACCTATGGCGATGGTCTGCATTCCATGGACCGCAAGAGCGGTCAGTTTACCCGCTATCCATACGATGAGAAACAACCAAACCGACTCAGTCGGCCGCTTCTAAAAAACAAAGCCTCCCGCGAGCCCGATGGTATTTCCTTTATTCGGGAAGATTCAACCGGAGCCCTCTGGATAGGGGCCTACAAGAACGGCCTGAATCGGTACGATCCCGTCCTGAGTAAAGTGCAGCATTGGGAAGCACAGCCCGGTCAACCCAATTCGTTTCAGGAAAACGGTCCCTGGGCATTTTTCACCTCAGCCGATGGCGTCCACTGGGTCAGCACCTTTGATGGCGGACTATACCGAATCGTTCCAACGCAGACGACGATCGGCTTTACTCGCCTGGGCACAACGGCTCATGCGTTCTGGCAGGATCGATCGGGTAAACTATGGATTGGTACGGCTTCGGGCCTACACTATCAGGATCCTTCCTCAGGGAAGGTGGGGTGGTTTACCCATAACCCGGACCAGGTAACTAGTTTAGGGGCAGATGATATTAGAGAAGTCTATCAGGATCGGAAGGGGACCCTATGGATTGGCACCAAAGGGGCTGGGCTGAACCGGTTTGACCCAACATCCCAAACCTTCTACCAGATTCCGTATAGCGGGAAAAACAACACCTCACTCATCACCGATAACGTGCATGTGATTCGGGAAGATCGGTTCGGTAAGCTGTGGCTGGGTACTACCCAGGGGCTGGATGAATTTGACCCAGCGACGGGCCGTTTTATCCACCATCAACATAATCCACTTGATTCAACGACGTTGAGCGATAATGGCATTCCTATTTTGCTCGAAGATCATCTGGGTACCCTTTGGGCGGGGGGCTACTTTAAAGGGGGCGTTAATCGCTACAATCACTTAACCCATTCCTTTCGGCGTTATCTGCCTGGGTTACGGGTAACAGGGATGGTGGAAGATCGTCAGGGTGTGCTCTGGGTAAGTGGTGTGGGGGGGCTGTTTCGCTATAATCGGGCCACTGATCAGTTTGGCTTAGCCTTTCCGACCGATCCCGACCGACCCACGAATATAACCAGTGTTCAACTCGATAAGGCGAATGGCTTATGGATCAGTGATCTGTCTGGCATCAAAAACTATGTGCCTCATCAAGGGCGATTCAACCGCTATGGCCCTCTACAGGGCGTTAATGGCCGGACGATGTGGGAGTTTTCAGGCTATCAGGCACCTGATGGGCAATTGTTCTTTGGGGATCGCATGGGCTACTACGCCTTCTACCCAAGCCGTATTGAGCACCGTGTTCGACTAGCAAAAACGGTAATCACGGCTCTGCTGGTCAATGGCCATTCGTTCCAACCCTCTGCTACCGACGGACCAACGGATCGACCGTCTAATCCACTACAACTAGCCTATCATCAGAATGACCTATCCTTTTCGTTTGCTTATATGGATTATCAGAGCCCGGAAACGAATCGTCATCAATTTAAGCTGGAGGGTTTCGATCCAGCATGGCACCTCGCTGGTCCAGACCGTACGGCCTCGTATCTGCAAGTCCCCCCGGGGACCTATACATTTCGGGTTCGGGGGACCAATACTGATGGGGTCTGGGTTGAGCAGCGACTCCGCATGGTTATCCATTCGCCCTGGTGGGAAACCCTGTGGTTTCGGCTGGCCGTTATAGTGGGCTTATTGCTACTGACAGCCTTGTTAATCCGGCACTATACCCGCGCTAAATTAAGTCGGCAACGGGCCGATCTCAAACGGGTACTGCACGTCCAGGAGGAAGAACGGCAGCGATTGGCAGCGGATCTACATGATGATCTGGGTGGTACACTGGCCACTATTAAAGGGCAGTTGGAACTAATGGCTCAGTCCAGTACTGGATGGCGTAATCCCATTGAGTTACTGGAAAAAGCGATTCGTGATTTACGGTTGATCTCCCATAACCTAATGCCGCCTGAATTTCGCAAACTTGGCTTAACTGAAATCCTTAGGGAGGCCATCCAACGGTTGGATGCCACTAGTCCTACCCGCTTTTTATTCGTTACGTTTGGAGCGGTTCGCCGACTCGAACCGGAAACCGAACTGATGATCTATCGCATCGCGATTGAGCTGGTTACCAATGCTTTAAAACACGCTCAGGCATCGACCATTACGGTTCAATTGCTTTTCCACCCTACCTTTCTATCGTTAATGGTGGAAGACAATGGAATAGGAAGTGGGGCGACGGTAACTCCCTCGGATGGGCTTGGGTTACGAACGATTCGATCTCGAGCGAATTATCTCGAAGCAGCCCTACTGGTTGACACAAACCAAAACGGAACAACCATTACGCTCACGGTTCCTACTGAGCAACAGACCGTAACTTATGGAAAATAA
- a CDS encoding response regulator transcription factor codes for MENKTSSTTVLIADDHQLFSDGLRTLLTSVSPSYTVIGQVYDGRDVIPVVHTLQPELVLLDINLPHRNGIDIARQLQQEFPRVRVVIITMYTYKTLIEELRGAGVAGYLLKSASPDRLHTCLVNVMKGQSDYDLPVPGFSPDLHRGDLFIKQFSLTPRETELISLMRQGLSTPEMADRLFLSEETIKTHRKNIYFKLGISKLSELIQFAHGHGL; via the coding sequence ATGGAAAATAAAACCAGTTCGACCACTGTTCTTATTGCTGATGATCATCAGCTGTTCAGTGATGGTTTGCGTACCTTACTGACCTCCGTCAGCCCATCCTACACTGTAATCGGGCAGGTGTACGATGGGCGTGATGTGATTCCGGTCGTCCATACCCTTCAGCCCGAGCTGGTGCTGCTGGACATTAATCTACCCCATCGCAACGGGATCGATATTGCCCGGCAACTTCAGCAGGAATTTCCCCGGGTCCGGGTGGTGATTATTACCATGTATACTTACAAAACGCTTATTGAGGAGTTACGGGGAGCCGGGGTGGCGGGTTACCTACTCAAAAGTGCTTCTCCCGATCGGCTGCATACCTGTTTGGTAAACGTAATGAAGGGCCAATCGGATTATGATCTGCCCGTACCGGGGTTTAGCCCAGACTTACATCGTGGCGATTTGTTCATCAAACAATTCAGTTTAACCCCCCGGGAAACTGAACTCATCAGCCTGATGCGCCAGGGCTTGTCAACGCCCGAAATGGCAGATCGATTGTTTTTATCTGAAGAAACCATAAAAACGCATCGCAAAAATATTTACTTTAAATTAGGCATCAGCAAGTTGTCCGAGCTGATCCAGTTTGCTCATGGTCATGGGCTTTGA
- a CDS encoding response regulator produces the protein MPTTFTILLVDDDPEIADILTRVSIKSFPEARFIHVRHFADAVKYLDNLNGLGPNVVLLDIHLQTEPSGFEFLTLMRNHPIGCLVPIIILTATSTKTLALEAYNRGATAFTVKPFTYHDWKTYVDQLRLYWFETATIPRLYFR, from the coding sequence ATGCCTACTACCTTCACCATTCTTCTTGTCGATGATGATCCTGAAATAGCTGACATTTTAACGCGGGTATCCATCAAATCATTTCCAGAAGCCAGGTTCATCCATGTTAGGCACTTCGCCGATGCAGTAAAATACCTTGATAATTTGAATGGCCTTGGGCCAAATGTTGTCCTGTTGGATATCCACCTACAGACTGAACCCAGCGGTTTCGAATTTTTAACCTTAATGCGCAATCATCCCATTGGTTGTCTAGTCCCCATTATTATCCTGACGGCTACTTCAACCAAAACCTTAGCGTTAGAAGCCTATAATCGCGGAGCTACCGCTTTCACCGTCAAGCCTTTTACCTATCATGATTGGAAAACGTACGTCGATCAGCTTCGGCTGTACTGGTTTGAAACAGCTACGATTCCCAGACTCTATTTCAGGTAA
- a CDS encoding response regulator, whose product MPDVKPFTILVVDDEPPICELLARLANQLFPEASFVNARSAQETLSYLDKHYEEPPQLILLDIDLGHSINGLDLIPQLNDHLKGRVPIVMLTSTLEQPVVKQAYEKGAVAYTRKPDQLQQWKNYVSSLRSYWHDTTLLPTTAQP is encoded by the coding sequence ATGCCAGACGTAAAGCCCTTTACAATCTTAGTAGTGGATGATGAGCCACCCATCTGCGAGTTATTAGCCAGACTAGCTAATCAGCTTTTTCCTGAAGCCTCGTTTGTCAATGCGCGGTCGGCCCAGGAAACGCTTTCTTATTTAGATAAGCATTATGAAGAACCTCCTCAATTGATTTTGTTAGATATTGACCTTGGCCACTCGATTAATGGGCTAGACTTGATCCCTCAACTGAATGATCACTTAAAAGGACGGGTCCCTATTGTCATGTTAACCTCCACGCTTGAGCAACCTGTCGTAAAGCAGGCGTATGAAAAAGGAGCAGTAGCCTATACCCGCAAGCCTGACCAATTACAGCAATGGAAGAATTATGTGTCAAGTCTACGATCCTACTGGCATGATACCACCCTGTTACCGACAACTGCCCAACCTTAG
- a CDS encoding RNA polymerase sigma factor encodes MKRTSLTADQLLSRHGFSSPPNTFESLYTQYASKVYRKCLSMTKDADMAQDYTQDIFIKAFEKFASFQNRSSLSTWLYSITYNYCADQIRLAKRLPTTNWLPENPTHDRADTSETDLHEETLQVVRQALGRLSVEERTLLRLKYNEGLTISELTTLYALKPSAVKMRLRRSRKRIQLLYAKLTSD; translated from the coding sequence ATGAAACGCACTTCCTTAACAGCTGACCAGCTGCTGAGTCGGCATGGCTTTAGCTCACCACCTAACACCTTTGAATCCCTCTACACTCAATACGCCAGTAAAGTCTATCGAAAATGCCTGAGTATGACTAAGGATGCGGACATGGCCCAGGATTATACCCAGGACATTTTTATCAAAGCCTTTGAAAAGTTTGCTTCCTTTCAAAATCGCTCCTCCTTGTCCACCTGGCTTTACTCGATTACATACAACTATTGCGCTGACCAGATTCGATTAGCCAAACGATTACCCACCACGAATTGGTTACCAGAAAACCCTACCCATGACCGGGCGGATACATCAGAAACTGATCTGCATGAAGAAACGCTTCAGGTAGTCCGACAGGCGTTGGGACGGCTTTCGGTTGAGGAGCGAACTTTGCTTCGTTTAAAATATAATGAGGGTTTGACCATTAGTGAGCTTACCACTTTATACGCCCTCAAGCCCAGTGCGGTCAAGATGCGACTGAGGCGAAGTCGAAAGCGAATACAGCTGCTGTATGCTAAGCTTACTAGCGACTGA
- a CDS encoding RNA polymerase sigma factor — protein sequence MYASLSDEETIRQLLPSQPNQCFEALYSRYVKKVYQRCLSMTKDAEQAEDFTQDIFLKVFNKLDAFQERSSFSTWLYSISYNYCADQLRMAKRLPTTTWEEAGIDHNTADEEETQLHEETLQVVQQAMTTLSVEERTFLRLKYEDGMSIDELAQLYDLKPSAVKMRLKRSREKVKSLCVQQCVS from the coding sequence ATGTACGCTTCCTTATCCGACGAAGAAACTATTCGTCAATTATTGCCTAGTCAACCCAATCAATGCTTCGAAGCCCTCTATTCCCGATACGTGAAAAAGGTCTATCAGCGGTGCCTATCAATGACCAAAGATGCTGAACAGGCGGAGGATTTTACACAGGATATTTTCCTGAAAGTATTCAACAAACTGGATGCCTTTCAAGAACGGTCTAGTTTTTCGACCTGGCTCTATTCAATTTCGTATAATTACTGTGCTGATCAACTCCGTATGGCCAAGCGATTGCCCACCACTACCTGGGAAGAAGCCGGCATTGACCACAATACTGCTGATGAGGAGGAAACTCAGTTGCATGAGGAAACCCTCCAAGTCGTTCAGCAAGCCATGACTACTCTTTCGGTCGAGGAGAGAACGTTCCTGCGCCTGAAGTACGAGGACGGCATGAGTATTGACGAACTTGCTCAGTTGTATGATCTCAAGCCTAGTGCGGTCAAGATGCGGCTCAAGAGGAGCCGGGAAAAGGTAAAAAGTTTATGTGTTCAACAGTGTGTAAGTTGA